In one window of Chryseobacterium sp. JV274 DNA:
- a CDS encoding HTTM domain-containing protein: MKKLNVLYTQLESFFFKQDNQTEFLSFFRVAIGTVILLQFLAVIPDFDKLFSSSSIIPQDIMSVFTPDWLITFSKIITFLQGFGIEESTTIVMTKISFITLCILIITGFYSRGSALLLLILQIALLKGSSFFAYGADFFTSMSLFYLILFPSDQHFSLRNFIFSRKSREINTTPVKRLFQVHISIAYFFSGLDKALGFNWWNGESIWKAIHLPYSNRDLNFDFSWLTEHSYLLSFMGWSTIIIEMCYPFFIWYKPTQKTWLFLTISMHIGIALVLNLYYFSAIMIVWNITNFYFEQTAKKAVPYSKKKISAHYIPKQINS; this comes from the coding sequence ATGAAAAAGCTGAATGTACTTTATACCCAACTTGAAAGCTTCTTTTTCAAACAGGACAATCAAACGGAATTCTTAAGCTTCTTCCGTGTTGCTATAGGAACTGTTATCCTCTTACAGTTTCTCGCAGTGATCCCGGATTTTGACAAATTATTTTCAAGCAGCAGTATTATTCCACAGGATATTATGAGTGTGTTCACTCCTGACTGGCTGATTACTTTCTCAAAAATCATCACCTTTTTACAGGGCTTCGGCATTGAAGAAAGTACAACAATTGTGATGACCAAAATATCATTTATTACCTTGTGCATTTTGATCATTACCGGGTTTTATTCCAGAGGCTCTGCACTTCTTTTACTTATACTTCAAATTGCATTACTCAAAGGAAGTTCTTTCTTTGCATATGGTGCAGACTTTTTCACAAGCATGTCTTTATTTTATCTCATCCTTTTTCCTTCAGACCAACATTTTTCACTCAGGAATTTTATTTTCAGTAGAAAATCACGAGAGATAAATACCACACCGGTAAAAAGATTATTTCAGGTTCATATTTCAATTGCTTACTTCTTTTCCGGACTGGATAAAGCTTTAGGTTTCAACTGGTGGAACGGAGAATCTATCTGGAAAGCCATTCATCTGCCCTATTCCAACAGAGATCTGAATTTTGATTTCAGCTGGCTTACAGAACATTCTTATCTCTTAAGTTTCATGGGATGGAGTACCATTATCATCGAGATGTGCTACCCGTTTTTCATCTGGTACAAACCGACTCAGAAGACATGGCTTTTCCTAACAATTTCTATGCATATAGGAATCGCACTCGTTCTTAATTTATACTACTTTTCAGCTATTATGATCGTATGGAATATCACCAATTTTTATTTTGAGCAAACAGCGAAAAAAGCAGTTCCTTATTCAAAGAAAAAAATATCAGCTCATTATATTCCGAAACAAATTAACTCATAA
- a CDS encoding OmpA family protein yields MKILKIVAVSAMALGMTSCVSKKQYDALSSNYKQCIENIGERQREIQDLKSQNSALSGENNLLKSQHDALKSSLDACLSNTGKSSANIDKLVGEINASNSYIKQLISNNAKNDSLNLALSNKLKRSLDNVSDQDVQVKVLKGVVMISLSDNMLYKTGDYNILPAAQEVLGKVAKVINDYDKYSVLIEGNTDNAPLNSPNLPRDNWDLSALRGTSVAKVLQTQFGVDPARITAGGRSEYNPKATNMSVSGRGENRRTEIIIMPKLDEFMKLMDIAPKK; encoded by the coding sequence ATGAAGATTTTAAAAATTGTAGCAGTTTCTGCAATGGCGCTGGGAATGACATCTTGTGTCAGCAAGAAGCAGTATGATGCTTTGAGCTCAAACTATAAGCAGTGTATTGAAAATATCGGAGAAAGACAGAGAGAAATTCAGGATTTGAAGTCTCAGAACTCTGCATTGTCCGGTGAAAACAACTTGCTGAAAAGCCAGCATGATGCTTTAAAATCATCACTTGATGCATGTCTTTCCAATACCGGAAAAAGTTCTGCTAATATTGATAAACTGGTAGGAGAAATCAATGCTTCCAATTCTTATATCAAGCAATTGATCTCTAACAATGCTAAGAATGACAGCCTGAACCTGGCATTGTCTAACAAGCTGAAGAGATCTTTAGATAATGTATCAGATCAGGATGTACAGGTGAAGGTATTGAAAGGAGTGGTAATGATCTCTCTTTCAGATAATATGTTATACAAAACAGGAGATTACAACATTCTGCCTGCTGCTCAGGAAGTGTTAGGTAAAGTAGCAAAAGTAATCAATGACTACGATAAATATTCAGTATTGATTGAGGGTAATACAGATAATGCTCCACTGAACTCTCCAAATCTTCCGAGAGACAACTGGGATCTTTCTGCATTGAGAGGTACTTCTGTGGCTAAAGTTCTTCAGACTCAGTTTGGAGTAGATCCGGCAAGAATTACAGCTGGAGGTCGTTCTGAGTACAACCCGAAAGCAACGAACATGAGCGTTTCAGGTAGAGGCGAAAACAGAAGAACGGAAATCATCATTATGCCTAAGCTTGATGAGTTTATGAAACTGATGGATATCGCTCCTAAGAAATAA